The stretch of DNA TCGCGGCAGGCCAGCCGCGACGCCATCGACTACCTCTGTTCCCTAGGTCACAAGCGGATTGCGTTTGCTACTTGCGAGCGCGACGACGGAGACCACGTTGATCGTTACGATTCCTACCGGCAGGTGCTCGAAGAGCACGACTTATTCGACGACCGACTCGTGTGGCGAATTCCGCCTCACCGGCTCGACGGGGCGCAACTGATGCGTTCGATGATGGGCAGCCGGAACCGTCCAACGGCTGCCTTTATTGCCGACCCTCTGGTCGCTGTCGGCGCCATCAACGAGGCTCGGAACATGGGGGTCCGCATTCCCGAGGACTTTTCGGTGATCGGATTTGACGATACCGACACCCGCAACACGATCTCGCCGACGATGACGGCGGTGTGCCAAAATTCGCATCAGTTGGGACTGATGGCGGTCAATTACTTGCACGACCTGCAACTGGGGCGGGCTCCTGCTGCCGATACCGCGATCCAACAGCAAGCGTGGCTTGAGATCAATCACACGACCGGCCCGCCTCCAGAAGTCGCCACGCGCGTGCTCCCGAACGGAGCGAGAATCTAGCAAATCCCGTCGCTGTAAGGTCTCTCTTGTGTCTTGGGTGACGGCGGCGAGTAACAAGGGCAGGCGCCGGTGGTTAATGCAGCGGATCAGAAGGCGAATCGGTCGCAAGCCTCGACCGAGGCATTGGTTCAATCCGTCGCGGGCCGCAGGTAACAGTTACATTGCCAGCGTTGTGAAATCGCTTTCGAAAACGATTGACGACGCTTATCTCCAGCATCTATTGTGAGCAGAGCAGTGTTTCACTGTTTCGCGGCGCCCTCGAATCTCGCCGCCTCCTTGTCCACATCTCTTGAGGAAGCCTTGTGATGAGACAACTTACCGTGTGCGGCATCGCCGCGATCTTATCTGCGGTTGGGCTCTCTGCTCACGCCGCCAACCTGCTCGTCGATCCGGGGTTCGAAGACCCGGCATCCCTCACCTTCGACGGCGCCCCATTCGTCGGCACCTGGGAAGGCTTCAACAACGGCGGTGCGAACACGACTGCCTTAAGCGGAACCAATCCTCGTACCGGCGCGTCGTCTCTTGACTTGTTCCTTGGCGATGCGAACGGTTTCGCCGGAGCATTCCAAGAAGTCCCTGCCTTCGAAGGCGCCGAGGTCACCTTTACTGGTTGGCATGCTCTCGCTACCGGCTCCGTCGCTGGCGGCACCGAGGTCCGTATCGAGTTTGTGGATGCGGGTGGCGTGGAAGTTGGTCGCACCGGCAACCTCGCGCCTAGCCTGACAGCCGACGGCAACTACGAGTCCTTCATCCAATCGGGTATCGCCCCAGCCGGCACCGCAGGAGCGCGAGCAGTGTACGCGATTCAGAGTTTCGGCGCGGGACTCACGCAGAATGTCTTCGTTGACGATTTGTCAATGACGGTGATCCCCGAGCCGGCCGCCGTGCTGCTCGCCCTACTCGGTTTGGCCCCGCTGACTCGCCGCCGCAGTTGAGTACTCTAGAGCTCCATAGCGTCAATAATATCGAAAGGGCCGCGACGGTAATCGTCGCGGCCCTTTTTGCTAGTCGTGTGGCAAGTTGGATTATGCACCGGACTACCGCTGTCATTCTGGAATTGTGCGAATCACAATCCTCTTGCCGTCAACCAGCTCTTGATGCGAGACCGATAACCCTTGCAGTCTCTCGTTTCCGCAAGTGACTGACTCGATTCGGCGGCCTTGCCCCTCTCGAACGACAGTGATTTCGACTTCCCCGATCTGGATTCGAGCCTCATCAAAGACGGGGACACAGACTAGGTAGTCTTCGTCGGCGGGCGAGTAAGTGTAGAGACCGATCGCGTTGAAAACGTACCAAGACGACATCTCGCCGGCGTCGTCCATGCCGCACAGTGTTCGGCCATCGTCCATGCCGTAGAAGCGGTCCATGATCTCATCAAGGATCGCCTGCGTTTTCTCTTGCTTGCCGACCCAATAATAGAGGTAGGGAAAGCCGTGGTCGGGCTGGTTGCCGTGGCAGTACTGGCCGATGAAGCTGTTGACGTTCATCGCGATGTGAGCTGGGTTCCAAGGGATCGAGAACAGCCGATCGAGTTGCTCTTCGAACGCCTGCTTGCTCGGGTAGAGGGCGATGAGCCCCTCGGTGTCGTGCGGCGCGAAGAACGAAGATTGCCAGGCGTTCGCTTCGCGATACAGGTACTCGTAGTAGGGGTACTCGGCGTCGAAGGGCTCCACCCAACTACCGTCCGCTTTGCGGCCGCGCATCAGTCCCGTTGAGGCGTCAAAAACGTTCGCGTAGTTGCCGGCACGCTTCATCAAGTCGTCGGCAACGTCTTCGTGCCCGAGGTCACGAGCCAGCAAGGCCAGCGCGTAATCGTCGTAGGCGTACTCGAGCGTCTTGGTAACGCCGGCTTTGGCCTTGGTCTCGACGACGGGCGATTCGACCTCGGGGGTTGAGACATACCCTTTCTCGATGTATTCCGCCAAGTGCGGTCGCGCGCGGCGGGACTCTTCGGTCGCGTTCTTCAGAAGCAGCACATACGCCTTCTGAACGTCGTAGCCACGCACGCCACGCCGATAGCAGCCGGTAATGAACGCCGCGGCGTGGTCGCCGTGGAAGAAGGTCGGCATGAAGCCGGTTGCTTCGCCGCGATCGATCATCGATTGGATGACGTCCTCGGCGACTTTGGGCGTCAGCATCGCCAACAGCACGAGTTTGTTGCGGTAGTCGTCCCATAGCGAGGGAATCGTGTAATAGGCGAAGTCCTTCTTGACGACCCGGCCGCCTTCGTCGGTAAACTCACCATTCACGTCGCTACGCAGAGCCGGCCATAGGAACGACCGGTAGAGGCAAGAGTAAAACAGCCCTCGTTGCCGCTCCGTTCCGCCCTCGACTTCGATGTGCGATAGCAGGGCTTCCCACTCGGCGGCGGCCTCGTCACGGACCTCGTCGAAAGACTTGTCCGCCAGTTCTTCCTCGAGATTAAGCTTGGCGTTCTCGACACTCACGAACGAGAGGCCAATGCGGATCTCCAACGGCTCGGCGCCCTCGTGGAAGTGAACAACCGACACCGGCCGACGGCGACCACGGAGGGTTTCGACCTTGTCGATCGCGTGGTTCGCTACGGCGTAGAAGTAGACCTTCTCATGGGCCGACTGATGGCCCGTGAGAGTGTGCTCGTCCGGCTGGTCGAGCTTCCAATCGCGGACACGTTCGTTCGAGATCGCCAGATCGAAGACTACGGCCTCGCCGCCTTCGTTAGCGTACTTGTATCGATGCAGACCGCAACGCGCGGTGACCGTAACCTCGGCGTCGATGTCGTAACGATCCAAGTGGACGCGGTAGTAGCCGGGATGCGCCTCTTCACGCTCGTGGCTGAACTTCGAGGCGAAGTCACGCGGGTTGACCTCGCCGGCCACGGGGAGCATCGGGAGGTAGCAGAGGTTCCAGTGGCCCTTGTTGGTGTGAGTGAAGGAGAGGATCTCGTCATCCTCGTACTCGTATCCCGCGCCGCTGCGGTACTCGGTCATGGGGCTGAGCTGCACCATCGCGTTGGGCCGCGACGCACCGGGGAACGTGAGGCCCGCCCACACCCGCCATGGCGGTTCGAAGCCAATGTCCTTGACGTTTGTCAGCGGCGCCGTCCCGAGGAACGGATCGACGTAGTCGACGAGCCGTTGTTGGGCACGCAGCGAGTTAGCCGTCATGGCGACGAGGATGGCAGCCGTCGTCGCAAACAGCAGGCGGGCGATAGGCATGGGTGTTGAGTCTCAGAGGTGGGCAGCCGCTGGCGGCGTGGGAGCCGTTTCAAGCTTTGGGACTGATCATAACGTCTGTATCGAAGAGCGCGATCACGCCGGTCTCTACAAAGTGGGCTTGCTCACGTTCTGGGCGTCAGCTGAAACGGACTTACGGGCCGCAGTGAGCTGGTTTATGAGCGACCGTTCCGTCCGTCATGCCGTCAGGAGCTAGTGTTCCCACGTGCGGAAAAAGGGACGCAAGAGCGTCCGTCAGCCCCTCCGGGAGATACGTTGTGACCACGACTGTAGCGGCGACTCGTGACGATCTCTGGCGCCGATTTGCTGAACTCATACAACGTCATCCTAAGAAGTCGATCGCGATCTCTTTGGTGTTGGCGACGATAGTCGCGATCTTCGACTACGCCACCGGGGACGAAGTCCCCATCTTGTTCTGCTACCTGCCCTCGGTGATGCTGATCTGCTGGGTCTCGAACCTCGCGATGGGCGCCACACTAGCGGCCGTCTGTTGCACGGGTTGGTTGATCGATGATTTGATCGGGCTTGAAGAAGGTGGAGTCACCGCCCACGAATGTTGGACGGCCGCTTCGCACGCCATGTGTTTTGCCGTGGTCATCGTGATGCTGCGGCGACTCAAAGTCGGATACGCGAATGAACGTCGCTTAGCCCGGACGGACGCCTTAACGGGTCTGCTTAACGCCAAAGCGTTCCGCGAACGCGCGGAGGAAGAGATCGCGCGTGTCAATCGTTACGGCCATCAGGTATCTGCGGCCTTTATCGATTGTGACAATTTCAAAACGGTCAATGACACCCTGGGCCATCAAGAGGGAGATCGACTCCTTGCCGCTATCGCACAAGAGATGAAGGTCGCCGTCCGGGAGACCGATGTTCCCGCCCGCATGGGCGGCGACGAGTTTGCCATCCTGTTGCCAGAGACTTCTCAGCAGGACGCGCACAACGTCGTCAATCGATTGCAAGCGGCTCTCAATGATCGGATGCAGCAGGAGAAATGGCCCGTTACCTTCAGCATTGGGGTAGCAATCTACACGTCGCCCCCCGCCTCAGTTGACGCCCTCCTGCACAGCGCTGACAAGTTGATGTACGAGGTGAAGGCCGGCAGCAAGAACGACTTCGTGCTGCGGCTGGTCGCCTGATCCGCCATCACAGGCGGAATCACCGGCGCAGGCGGCAATCTCTATTTGTTCTCGCCCGCCTTGGCAATCCGTTTCGATAACTAAGTCGAAACACTTCCCCGGCCTTACGGGCGCTCGCGATGCACGACCTACCGATCCACTGGCACGAGGGGATGTTCCTTACCCCTCAGCACTTTCAGGCCGCCGACCGCTGGCAGGCCCGGGCGCGTTCCATCGGCTCACGCTGGGACAACCACTACAACTGGGGAGTGCGGTCGGTCGAGATCGACACCGACGCCCTCCGCAACGGCCGCCTGGTGGTGCGGAGCTTGCAGGCCCGGATGCCGGACGGTGAGCTGCTGTGCTTCCCCGAGGACGGGGTGCTGCCGATCGTCGATCTGCGAGAATCCCTGCGTCGCAATCGCACGGCGCGTGTGGAGCTGGCGCTGCCGCTCGCCAAGCCGAATCAACGTGAGGTGACGGAAGACGCTGCGCTGGTCTCGGCGCGGAGCGTGGTCGAGCTGCGTGACGCCGTCGATTGCAATACCGGAGCCGGTGTTCAGTCGATCCCCGTGCTGCGTCCCAACGCCCGACTGCTCGTTACCGGCGACGATCAAGCCGGCTATCAGACACTCTCCATCTTGCAGGTGCGCCGCTCCGAAGGGGCTAACGCCGAGCCGGAGCTCGACCCCGAGTTCATCCCGCCGTTGTTGGCCTGCGACGCTTGGGCGCCGCTGCAAGTCGGCGTTCTGTTGCGGTTGCTTGAGCGGATCGAACGGAAGGCCGATGTGCTCGCCTCCCAAGCCGCCGGTCGCGGGCTCGACTTCGATAGCGCCGGCCAAGGCGAACGGCTGCTGCTGGAGCAGGTCCGTGTCCTTAACGAGGCGATCGGCGTGCTGTCGATCGACGTCGCGGCGCAAGGCGTGGCGCCTTTGCTGGTCTATCGGGAACTCGCCCGGATCGTTGGCAAGTTGTCAGCGTTCGCACACGGTATGCGTAGCCGTGTGCTGCCGGCCTACGACCATGACGACTTAGCGAGGTGCTTTTTCTCCGCTCGGCGCGAGATCGAGGCTCTGCTGTCGGAGGTCGTTGAGCCAAGCTATCAGGAACGCCAGTTTATTGCTGATAAGGCGACGCTCGCGGTCGATGTCGACGCCTTGTGGCTTGAGCCGTCGCACCGATTGCTCGTTGGCGTGCAGTCGTCGGCGGCGCCGGACGATGTCCAGCGTCTTTTGACCGCCGGCCGTAGTCTGAAGGTTGGCGCTAGTGATCGTGTCGATGATATCTTCATGCGAGGAGAATCCGGTCTCGCGCTGACACGCATCATCCACGTTCCGCGCGCCTTGCCCGTCAGGCCAGGCCTGGAATACTACGAGATCGGCGTCGATCAGTCGCCTAGCGATTGGCTCGCGGTAGGGCGATCCATGTCATTAGCTGTTCGTTTTGCCGAGCATCTAGTGGGCGATCAGCCTGCTGATCGCAACGAGATCGTCCTTAACGATGAAGGCAAGACGTTTACGCTGTCTCTCTCGCTCTTCGCGTTGCCGAATACGACCGCAGGTCGGATCAACCAACGGGACGTGACGCCGGCCGAATTGACGTCGGTTTGATAGCGGACCGTGCGTAGTGTCGCAGAAAGGTGGCGTCGCGATTGCCGTTGTTCAGAGCGTTGTCGTCTCGATCGGCTCAAACACCGGCTCGTTCCCATCGCGGGCCAGTGGCTCGCTAGTGAGCCACGCGTCCCAGCCGAGCCGACGGCTGCCGGTTGCCTGCGATTGCAGTCGCGGTACGCTCGTCTGCTGGAGGACTAACTGCACGTCGAAATCAGTGCAAGGTCCGAGCAGGAACCTCGTCATCTGACACAGCATCTGAAAGCGACGACGGCGTGGTCCGGCAGTCGTTTCGGGGAGGAACTGCTCGAAACGTTCTTGGTTGAGCGGGCCAACCTGGAGGCGGACCCGGCTTTGTAGGTCCCACACGCGGCCGCCCAGCAACGCGTCGACGCCGAGCCGGTTCGCTTGGCCCCGCATGCCGGCGCGGGTTCGATCTGTGTCGTCTAGCGACAGCCATTGGCCCTGGAAGGGGAGGAGCTTGATTGG from Botrimarina mediterranea encodes:
- a CDS encoding LacI family DNA-binding transcriptional regulator, producing the protein MSNIRQVARQAKVSIATVSRVLNGHDSVAPDLRRRVMTAIDACDYAPQVGKRASRALALVYAGIATPSSPYDSACIGGMVEALEQVAMDLTILNHNRDRGEGESFRRFFKRKEVCGVVLRCTDTHRHVASEMADEGIPVVVVGDHWEHPTLPFIYSNSRQASRDAIDYLCSLGHKRIAFATCERDDGDHVDRYDSYRQVLEEHDLFDDRLVWRIPPHRLDGAQLMRSMMGSRNRPTAAFIADPLVAVGAINEARNMGVRIPEDFSVIGFDDTDTRNTISPTMTAVCQNSHQLGLMAVNYLHDLQLGRAPAADTAIQQQAWLEINHTTGPPPEVATRVLPNGARI
- a CDS encoding GH92 family glycosyl hydrolase, which gives rise to MPIARLLFATTAAILVAMTANSLRAQQRLVDYVDPFLGTAPLTNVKDIGFEPPWRVWAGLTFPGASRPNAMVQLSPMTEYRSGAGYEYEDDEILSFTHTNKGHWNLCYLPMLPVAGEVNPRDFASKFSHEREEAHPGYYRVHLDRYDIDAEVTVTARCGLHRYKYANEGGEAVVFDLAISNERVRDWKLDQPDEHTLTGHQSAHEKVYFYAVANHAIDKVETLRGRRRPVSVVHFHEGAEPLEIRIGLSFVSVENAKLNLEEELADKSFDEVRDEAAAEWEALLSHIEVEGGTERQRGLFYSCLYRSFLWPALRSDVNGEFTDEGGRVVKKDFAYYTIPSLWDDYRNKLVLLAMLTPKVAEDVIQSMIDRGEATGFMPTFFHGDHAAAFITGCYRRGVRGYDVQKAYVLLLKNATEESRRARPHLAEYIEKGYVSTPEVESPVVETKAKAGVTKTLEYAYDDYALALLARDLGHEDVADDLMKRAGNYANVFDASTGLMRGRKADGSWVEPFDAEYPYYEYLYREANAWQSSFFAPHDTEGLIALYPSKQAFEEQLDRLFSIPWNPAHIAMNVNSFIGQYCHGNQPDHGFPYLYYWVGKQEKTQAILDEIMDRFYGMDDGRTLCGMDDAGEMSSWYVFNAIGLYTYSPADEDYLVCVPVFDEARIQIGEVEITVVREGQGRRIESVTCGNERLQGLSVSHQELVDGKRIVIRTIPE
- a CDS encoding GGDEF domain-containing protein; the encoded protein is MTTTVAATRDDLWRRFAELIQRHPKKSIAISLVLATIVAIFDYATGDEVPILFCYLPSVMLICWVSNLAMGATLAAVCCTGWLIDDLIGLEEGGVTAHECWTAASHAMCFAVVIVMLRRLKVGYANERRLARTDALTGLLNAKAFRERAEEEIARVNRYGHQVSAAFIDCDNFKTVNDTLGHQEGDRLLAAIAQEMKVAVRETDVPARMGGDEFAILLPETSQQDAHNVVNRLQAALNDRMQQEKWPVTFSIGVAIYTSPPASVDALLHSADKLMYEVKAGSKNDFVLRLVA
- the tssK gene encoding type VI secretion system baseplate subunit TssK, which translates into the protein MHDLPIHWHEGMFLTPQHFQAADRWQARARSIGSRWDNHYNWGVRSVEIDTDALRNGRLVVRSLQARMPDGELLCFPEDGVLPIVDLRESLRRNRTARVELALPLAKPNQREVTEDAALVSARSVVELRDAVDCNTGAGVQSIPVLRPNARLLVTGDDQAGYQTLSILQVRRSEGANAEPELDPEFIPPLLACDAWAPLQVGVLLRLLERIERKADVLASQAAGRGLDFDSAGQGERLLLEQVRVLNEAIGVLSIDVAAQGVAPLLVYRELARIVGKLSAFAHGMRSRVLPAYDHDDLARCFFSARREIEALLSEVVEPSYQERQFIADKATLAVDVDALWLEPSHRLLVGVQSSAAPDDVQRLLTAGRSLKVGASDRVDDIFMRGESGLALTRIIHVPRALPVRPGLEYYEIGVDQSPSDWLAVGRSMSLAVRFAEHLVGDQPADRNEIVLNDEGKTFTLSLSLFALPNTTAGRINQRDVTPAELTSV